The following coding sequences lie in one Sorex araneus isolate mSorAra2 chromosome 4, mSorAra2.pri, whole genome shotgun sequence genomic window:
- the LOC129404351 gene encoding LOW QUALITY PROTEIN: aldehyde dehydrogenase, dimeric NADP-preferring-like (The sequence of the model RefSeq protein was modified relative to this genomic sequence to represent the inferred CDS: substituted 1 base at 1 genomic stop codon), producing the protein MIKKLPEWAAEEPVEKTPQTQRDESYIHSEPLGVALIIGTWNYPFNLALQPMVGALAAGNAVVLKPSELSENMAQLIATIIPQYLDKDLYPVLNGSVPETTEVLKERFHHIFYKGSTSVWKIVMTAVAKHLTIVTLELGGKSPCYVDKDCDLDVACXCMAWGKYMNSGQTCVAPDYILCDPSIESQVVEIKKSLKEFYGEDPQKSRDFGRIVSSRHFQRVMGLLQGQKVVHGGTGNAATWYIVPTILSNVDPQSPVMQEEIFGPLLPIVHMRSLEEAIQFIKQCEKPLALHVFSNKEQVIKKMTAETSSGGVTANDVIVHMAVHCLPFGEVGNSGMGSYHGKKSFKTFSHRRSCLMRPLKDDEAIRARYPPSATKESRWVLDSFRDLSPKPGKASEPPERESRLL; encoded by the exons ATGATCAAGAAGCTCCCTGAGTGGGCGGCTGAGGAGCCTGTGGAGAAGACCCCCCAGACTCAGAGGGATGAATCCTACATCCACTCAGAGCCCCTGGGCGTGGCTCTCATCATTGGCACCTGGAACTACCCCTTCAACCTCGCCCTCCAGCCCATGGTGGGCGCCCTTGCTGCAG GGAATGCGGTGGTCCTCAAGCCCTCAGAGCTGAGTGAGAACATGGCACAGCTGATAGCCACCATCATTCCTCAGTACCTGGACAAG GATCTGTATCCAGTGCTCAACGGCAGTGTCCCCGAGACTACGGAGGTCCTCAAGGAGAGATTCCACCACATTTTCTACAAGGGGAGCACGAGTGTGTGGAAGATCGTCATGACCGCTGTGGCGAAGCACCTGACCATCGTCACGCTGGAGCTGGGGGGCAAGAGTCCCTGCTACGTGGACAAGGACTGTGACCTGGACGTGGCCTGCTG ATGCATGGCCTGGGGAAAGTACATGAACAGCGGCCAGACCTGCGTGGCCCCTGACTACATCCTCTGTGACCCTTCCATCGAGAGCCAGGTTGTGGAGATCAAAAAGTCCCTGAAG GAGTTCTACGGGGAAGACCCCCAGAAGTCCCGTGACTTCGGGCGAATCGTCAGTTCCCGGCACTTCCAGAGGGTGATGGGGTTGCTGCAGGGCCAGAAGGTCGTCCACGGGGGCACTGGCAACGCGGCCACCTGGTACATA GTGCCCACCATCCTCTCCAACGTGGACCCGCAGTCCCCAGTGATGCAGGAGGAAATCTTCGGGCCCCTGCTGCCCATCGTGCACATGCGCAGCCTGGAGGAGGCCATCCAGTTCATCAAGCAGTGTGAGAAGCCTCTGGCACTCCACGTGTTCTCCAACAAGGAGCAG GTGATTAAGAAGATGACTGCAGAAACTTCAAGTGGTGGGGTGACAGCCAATGACGTCATCGTCCACATGGCTGTGCACTGTCTGCCCTTTGGGGAAGTGG GGAACAGTGGCATGGGCTCCTACCATGGCAAGAAGAGCTTCAAGACCTTCTCCCACCGCCGCTCCTGCCTGATGAGGCCCCTGAAGGACGACGAGGCCATTAGGGCCAGATACCCACCCAGCGCCACCAAG GAGAGCCGTTGGGTCCTCGATTCTTTCAGGGACCTGAGCCCCAAACCTGGAAAGGCCAGCGAGCCTCCAGAGAGGGAGAGTCGGCTGCTCTGA